From the genome of Malus sylvestris chromosome 6, drMalSylv7.2, whole genome shotgun sequence, one region includes:
- the LOC126625475 gene encoding uncharacterized protein LOC126625475 has product MAQKGMNVDGQICTQRAVDKAGKEFATGLGYRRSSPLASLNYNFSFSDPPTWFLPSKVSSGHLDFIPEDGAIKVGRHQGDLFQAYTLMKVNNEADGDTKFKVDTNFFPLLHKMIREKTDWGLSVKVTGCATFQVGVLEWTETTLRTYENVLRQADIYGAVAVSRYPYKYSSNVWKAFCELWGPLTNTFHQGNGEMSISLYDLKVIGGLPILGAPYEEFIPPNDDLCKKEAYPSTLPELLRIHSHLCKFYGQKHIFWNQWLDHFYRGKIVYAGYGEKNQRMSPNEQKIFKARGILLEVTKEGALAAFLVFWLCRFVLPLKGGKVRPETFPMACLIAQGSKVSLAPTVLGYIYRGLGDIVSCPRGPGFTYISMPVHYIVGWLGEHFPYLYRSRPDSDFPKGYPQLARYAGVEPREVNISQARFIFRSDKSVIYRPTVFVEEKGCSLMDNEDLSDDYFEFLVCVRTAKLPVRIGEHLWLEPYFPNRFARQFGFDQGVPTNNLAFGVSSRQNCSVEAMFEAQTVLLKRNTGSLFYVPCSTHQGICTYWYCKWWRTSCVTYLGISLADIYAIFNKRPLNKKTVFSVSVLRDITPGLRKEILLFDAGIEKSPSLHPVGQSSGFSKNRNATADEKCKAILDFSSSGSSLGSNHDVNFKRARYENPDGPGGVDIETVTAADNFTPEIIPGNLSTPSVKVTNQPCRGKSAAYVSNEVAPSSLQEVTASIHALFGSEVSNFRQGYIIGEVENIFVKLSSCNSPTEILGCHEEVNLVLDVLVPIINILESGRTELEWFVKTVRRIFACASQISDNAKIIDQGNHIRDLLRRHDECLSTKKAFESELNKSIQELKKIEAEELPVKEAEEIARVLRQQYDSGKHAVKRRVSDLKASIERQKKLDVELRQFRADTNEGLLSDVERVEALNKSAEEGILNSIASLLHFCSKPEETILEVWHEG; this is encoded by the exons ATGGCTCAAAAG GGAATGAATGTAGATGGCCAAATTTGTACCCAGCGAGCTGTTGACAAGGCCGGGAAAGAGTTTGCCACGGGTCTAGGATACAGGCGTTCTTCTCCGTTGGCTTCACTTAACTACAACTTTTCTTTCAGTGATCCTCCCACTTGGTTTCTTCCTTCCAAAGTGAGCTCTGGTCATCTTGATTTTATTCCGGAAGATGGTGCTATCAAGGTTGGCCGGCATCAAGGCGATTTATTTCAGGCTTATACTCTGATGAAAGTGAACAATGAGGCTGATGGAGACACCAAGTTTAAAGTTGATACTAATTTTTTTCCGCTCTTACACAAAATGATCCGAGAGAAGACAGATTGGGGTTTGAGTGTCAAGGTCACAGGTTGTGCTACTTTTCAGGTTGGTGTGCTGGAGTGGACAGAGACTACTTTACGAACTTATGAGAATGTGCTGCGTCAAGCAGATATTTATGGTGCTGTGGCAGTGTCCCGTTATCCTTACAAATACTCATCTAATGTATGGAAAGCTTTTTGTGAGCTATGGGGGCCTTTAACCAACACCTTCCACCAGGGAAATGGGGAAATGAGTATTTCATTATATGACTTGAAGGTGATAGGTGGTTTACCAATTCTCGGTGCTCCTTATGAAGAGTTTATTCCTCCAAATGATGACCTGTGCAAGAAAGAAGCTTACCCGTCTACTCTTCCTGAACTTTTGAGAATTCATTCCCATTTGTGCAAATTTTATGGGCAGAAACATATATTCTGGAATCAATGGTTGGACCATTTTTATCGAGGAAAAATAGTTTATGCGGGCTATGGTGAAAAAAATCAGCGGATGTCCCCGAATGAGCAAAAGATCTTTAAAGCCCGAGGAATTTTGCTGGAAGTCACAAAAGAAGGGGCCTTGGCTGCATTTTTGGTATTCTGGCTTTGTAGATTTGTTTTGCCATTAAAGGGCGGTAAAGTGAGACCCGAGACTTTTCCTATGGCTTGTTTAATAGCGCAGGGCTCTAAAGTCTCTCTTGCCCCAACTGTTCTTGGCTATATTTATCGTGGCCTTGGGGATATCGTTTCTTGTCCGAGGGGACCTGGATTCACATATATTTCCATGCCAGTTCACTATATTGTCGGTTGGTTAGGGGAGCATTTTCCATACTTATACCGTTCTCGTCCTGACAGCGATTTTCCTAAGGGTTATCCTCAATTAGCGAGATATGCGGGTGTTGAACCCAGGGAGGTTAATATATCTCAAGCCAGGTTTATTTTTCGGAGTGACAAATCTGTTATTTATCGTCCAACCGTTTTTGTGGAAGAGAAAGGTTGTTCTTTGATGGATAATGAAGACCTATCTGatgattattttgaatttttggtctGTGTTCGCACTGCAAAGCTTCCTGTCAGAATTGGTGAACACCTTTGGCTAGAACCATATTTTCCTAACAGATTTGCTCGTCAATTTGGCTTTGATCAAGGAGTTCCAACGAACAATTTAGCATTTGGTGTTTCTAGTAGACAAAATTGCAGTGTTGAGGCTATGTTCGAAGCGCAGACGGTGCTTCTTAAAAGGAACACCGGATCTCTTTTTTATGTTCCATGTTCAACACATCAAGGGATCTGTACCTATTGGTATTGCAAGTGGTGGAGGACTTCTTGTGTAACATATCTTGGGATTTCTTTGGCTGATATTTATGCTATCTTCAATAAACGTCCCCTCAATAAAAAGACAGTTTTTAGTGTGTCAGTTCTAAGAGACATAACTCCAGGTCTGAGAAAAGAGATTTTGCTTTTTGATGCGGGAATTGAGAAGTCTCCTAGCTTGCATCCAGTTGGTCAGAGTTCAGGTTTTTCTAAGAACAGGAATGCAACGGCTGACGAGAAATGTAAGGCTATCCTGGATTTTTCTTCATCAGGGTCCTCTTTAGGGAGTAATCATGATGTGAATTTTAAGCGTGCTCGTTATGAGAATCCTGATGGTCCTGGTGGTGTGGATATTGAAACTGTAACTGCTGCAGATAATTTTACTCCAGAAATTATCCCTGGAAACTTAAGTACACCATCTGTGAAGGTAACGAACCAGCCTTGTAGGGGAAAGTCAGCTGCCTATGTGTCAAATGAAGTTGCACCATCATCCTTGCAAGAAGTGACGGCATCCATCCATGCTTTGTTCGGCTCGGAGGTGAGCAATTTTAGGCAAGGATATATTATTGGTGAAGTAGAGAATATTTTTGTCAAGCTTTCCTCTTGCAACTCACCTACAGAAATTCTTGGCTGCCATGAGGAAGTGAATTTGGTGCTTGATGTTTTGGTTCCCATCATTAACATTTTGGAATCTGGTCGAACAGAGCTTGAGTGGTTTGTCAAAACCGTTCGCCGTATTTTTGCATGTGCTTCACAAATTTCTGATAATGCCAAGATTATTGATCAAGGTAATCATATTCGCGATTTGCTTCGTCGTCATGATGAGTGTTTGTCAACTAAAAAGGCCTTCGAGTCCGAGTTAAACAAATCCATTCAGGAACTTAAGAAAATTGAAGCTGAGGAACTGCCTGTTAAAGAAGCAGAGGAGATCGCTCGTGTTCTTCGCCAGCAATATGATTCTGGAAAACATGCTGTCAAACGTCGAGTGAGTGATCTTAAAGCTTCTATTGAGCGACAAAAGAAATTGGATGTGGAGCTTCGTCAGTTTCGAGCTGATACGAATGAAGGGCTTCTCTCGGATGTTGAGCGTGTTGAGGCTTTGAACAAATCTGCAGAAGAAGGAATTTTGAATTCAATCGCTTCCCTTCTCCACTTTTGCAGCAAACCGGA AGAAACAATCTTGGAAGTTTGGCATGAAGGATAG